The Populus alba chromosome 6, ASM523922v2, whole genome shotgun sequence genomic interval GATATTGTTTTGTTCCTGGGCGAAGATTAGATAGCTGTCTTTCTAGATAGCCAACAAACAAGAAACTAGCAAGATCCTCGATAAGGCCAGTTGAAAGCGGCAGCTAACAGAGGAAGTTCTTGAGGACTTATCAGCGCGTGAGTGTAAATGGTCAAAAGGGTAGAAGCACCTAGGAAGCAGGACAGAAGCATGTTTGTTATATTTCGGGAGGGTGGCGCTTCtgccattaattaattttttaattttttttggtttaattaattttttaattttttactcgtTCTATTTTCTGATGGCCAAGTCTGTTATATTACTATATGCAAACTCATACTGTTTTATGCGTATAAacatatcataattattattaataattaattatctacaattttttcttttttttcctctctcctaataatattttctctctcctaatAATACGTTGCTCTCGGTAGAAGGCGAGGCCGCCTTTAGCCGGCTGACGGAGAAGGGGGAGCGGATATCTATGTAACTAACTAACTACGTAGATATGGGTAAAATAACTAGAATTTATCTTGGATTGTTTAGTAACACACCAGcgtatagcaattaaaaaattaactagaatTTTCCAAGTTCTAAAATTACAATCTTAAGCGGTAGAGTGAACTattctttcaaaataaatttttaataatgaatcttaaataattttgaagaataatTAAGCTACAAAGCTATTTAAATAATGGCTAAGCTAGCTTagctaattaaaattaaatcagatTAAAATTCTGAAACCTAAcgtgaaaatgaatccaaaaaaacTAGGAAAATAACGAATAATCTTGAACAGAGATTTTCTAGACCTTATTTGGGCATGTTAGTCGGCCAACTTTCATAAGGATTAAAGCTTttaaaatgctttgaaaaaaatctaTGCTCTAAAGATCACATACGTTTTccaaaagagaaattaaaatagttaaaagtACTAAAGCTCACTGTCCAAGTACGCTAGGATTCTTGTTTCTTGCTACAAGCTACTTGAATATATGTACTAAAAGATCCGTATTGGTATGTTGATATGCATCAGCAATACATACGAAATCCTAAAATTAGTGTACTAGTCTGTAGTTCTAATGGCCAAACAACTAGAAATTTCAATTGAGGAAATTGCAGGTTCAATTACTCCTCGTAGCAACGAAGAGTTGTTTAAATCCATAATGAAGGGTGAAGGGAAAGAGACTACGTACGAACAGCCAAATCCGAGGGCCAAAGATTCCGAAGGTTCCGCGGATGCTTAGTCTGATTGAGGTGAACAAGGATTGCTACGATCCCTTGAAGGTTTCCGTTGCTCCTTATCACCATGGCAAGCCAGAGCTCAAAGAGATGGAGAATATCAAGCTCATGATGGCACGCCAGTTTGTCCAACAGAGTGAAGAACTGGTTGAAGATTTGCATGACAAGGTGGCAGAGGTGTCCAATGAAGCAGGGCAATACTATGCTGAAGATTCAACAGAAGGTTTGGAAGACGAACAATTCACCCAAATGATGTTTCTTGACGGTTGTTTCATCCTTCGATTCATCTTCTGCCTCATGCGTATGACGATTCTTACTAGAATGGATGAATAGTCGTGTTTTTAGCTTTGGTTACAAGGGACTTATTCTTACTAGAAAACCATCTCCCTTTTCCAGTCATTGATGAGTCTGAGGTTCAAAAGGGGAGATCTAGAAGcaggagaagatgaagaagaagaaaatcaagaagaagGGGAAGGGATGAAACTGCTCAAAGAGTTCTTCAAGCACATTTGGGCAGTTCCCCCTCGAAGGGAGTCATGCAGGGAAAAGATATCAAAGTTCTTTCGGAGAAGAATTTCTCCGCGATCATTGACGAGTTCAGAATACCGAAGAATTACTAAACAGCCTATCCATCTTCTCAAACTTTTTCGTACCCAGATCGTTGGCAGATAAGTGATCTCACCTAATCATTCCAGGACCAACTGGTACCGTTATCATCCTGCGATGGAGCTTAGGAGGGTGGGAATCCATTTAAAGCCAAGCAAGACTAGTCTTTTCACCAGTGTCCATTCAAATCAACGGTCCTTACTGGAAGACTCCGAATTCCTCCTTTAACAATACACGATTCAACCAAGTCCTTACTTTTAAACTTGGTGGCATAGAAAGCATGCCTCGGTGAATTCAATGAACTTTGGGTACCTTCTTACATTTGCTTTCATGGATTCCCTCATTGATCAATGATCCCCCTGAAGATGTGAGGGAGCGGGAGCTGCGGTCACAAGGCATACTCCTCAATACTCTTGGAAGCGATCGACAGGCAGCAGAACTCTTCAATGACATAGCCAATTATTTAGTGTCTAATCCCTACGCTTATATTCAGGTTAAAAGGGGCATCGAATCACATTGCAGAAACACGTCCAAGAGATGGAAGGGTCCTATTTATGGTGTAATTTTCAAGTACTCATTTCTTCTTGGCATCATAATAAGTGCCATTAAGGCATATGTAGCAGTAATGCCCATGCAACCCGTATATGTGTTGGAAATAGATTGCAGAAAACACAATAGAAGAAGAATTTTGTAGGAAATAAATGGTAGAGCTGCAGCTTAATACCatagaagattttttattattgtttctatTACAAAATCAGAAGGGTGAAGGACACAATATAAATCATTGACAGATTGATGAAAACtagaaacacattaaattccttAATCTAGAGAAGCCTAAAAATCTGACACAATATATATCATTGACGGATCCAAACTCATCACTGCGCTTAGgtaataaaattttcatattatatcaaagaacaatttaaatttaaaagtttaagttattaaatgagagcttaaaatattatttatattattctctaatactaTTACTTCAAATTACATCTAagatttgaaacaaaataaaaatcctgaTCATCTTCAGAAATTATCTTTGTTTCCTCACTCTGCCCATACGTtgtttatagaaaaagaaaatgatcacACTGTGTTGAATTCTTCTACTGCTATTATTCTGTGCCAAGTTTCATAACccaagttttgaaaatttcttaatttcacCCCTTAATGTGGAGGCATTTGCACAAGCCCTTCTAAAATATTTCTTCTGagaagcttctttcttttccccgCCTTCATTCAGCCCTCGGACACTCATTCTTCTGTCCTTTTGAGGCCTGACACCACATGCGGTTGCCGCAGCTGTGAATTTCTCTTGTCATCAGGGTCGCACAGTTCACTTCGTCATCCCTTTGTCACTATAGGGATAGCTACCGAGTAGATGTGTTCATCATCTGCTGCCcctagaaataattaattactgTGTTTTCAATCTAATTAAgctccacctttttttttcatcccttgCATATGCCATGTGGTATGGATTGATTTAGGTTGCACGGTAAAATTGAAacacagaattaaaaaaaaaacaaacaaactggTAGATGTtgcaaatttgataattttgttttctctaaaaaaaatataagacaatacaagaaaaaagggggctgaatatttatgaatttctttCTGAAAAGACAAGTCAGTTGCATTTCTTTCCCTTGAAAACTTAGGAATAAACTGCtgcaaattttaaaaaccataaattattactaatattttgttagtgttttttcTGATGTAATGACTTCAGTGTATATTAGAAACTAGAATGTACGTAATCAACAAATCATAGTAGCACTACATATGCAGATTCCAAAAGGGTGAAAGCTGTGGAATCTCAGTCCAAGCTTGTTAGCCCAAAAAACGAAAAGGGAACGTCTATGGTGAAGGCATAACTTGCTTTCTGGTGCACACATTATCCAAAGCTAAAGTACATGTGCAACATGCTAGCCTGTACCCTAGAGCTTCACATGTTAGCCTGAATTAGGCTATGCAACGTTCACTTATTTATGCTTGAATTAGGCTGTGATACTTTCTGCTTAATTATTTGTGTTGATGGTTTGCAACTCCTTGATTCTTGGTGAGGATAGATTATAACTTACAGAGAGGgtagtatttaaaaaagaaaattaaattcttttatatatatatatatcaggcTAAGGATATATAGAGCTCGTCTGTGTTTTTCTATTCCATGCATTTCTAAGTTAATAAGATTTTCTTTGATGCCACAAATCAGCCTGTCAAAATTGCTGATGTTTTTGCGCTTTGTCAGgaatgtgaattttattttactaattgcTTTTGACGACAAATCAGTCTCCAGTTTCAAGTAAGCTAAGATTCTCGTTCCGAACTAAAAGCTGCTTCAATTTCAAGATAAATTTCTTCAAGgagtcttatatatatatatatataagagtctGGTATCCTCCTGTTAATGTGCATTAATAAAAgccctcttttttttaatctgcaCTAACGATGCCTGAAAAAATTGATATCGTGATCGCAGATCATGCAAGCCTGCAGCAATCTACCTCTCGCTTTGACGAGTGGCTGAAATCGATGATGGACAGAAAGAGGGAACAGACCGGCAACTACCAACTGGGAGGGCCTATCATTCCAAGGGTCCCATCGACGTTTcgtaaaattgaaaacaacagCGATTGCTACGATCCATCGGTGGTCTCCATCGGTCCCTATCACCATGGGAAACCAGAACTCAAGGAAATGGAGGACAACAAAGTCACATTCGCGAGCCAGTTCGTCATGGAGAGTCAAGTGGCCCCTGATACAATGTTCCGCAAGGTTGAAGGGGTGGCGAGCAATGCAAGGAAATGTTATACAGAGGATTCAACGCAGAAGTTTGAGGACAAGGAGTTTTCCCAGATGATGTTTCTTGATGGTTGCTTCATTCTCCATTTCCTCTTCTGCCTCTCAGAGCAACCTGAAAAACTAAGGATGTCTAGTCATCATGTGTCTTTGGTTGCAAGGGATTTGTTCTTACTAGAGAACCAACTCCCCTTTGAAGTTCTCCAGGAACTAATGAGTTTGAGGTTCAATAAtcaaggagaagagagagtggATTTGTTTGAGGCTATCTTCAAGCATATTCGCTCAATGCCCCCTCAAAGAGAGTCATGTAGGGAAAAGTTACAAAAAAACTTAGCAACCATTTCAAGGTTTTTTCGCAGTCcgctaaaattattttcaagtacTGATCCAAAATCCCCAACAAATGAGTTGACTGCGATTCATCGTAAGCCTGCTCATCTTCTAGAACTTTTTCATAACCAATATGTTGCCAGGAGCATGGATGCCGCAGGTGTTATGGATCACAAAAGCTGGTACAAGGATGATTTTCGAAAGAGCTGGTCTGGCCGGTATTATCCCGCGAAGGACCTTAGGAAGGCTGGAATCCATTTCAAACCAAGCAAGACAGGTCTTTTCACCGATGTCAGCTTCACGCCAACATTACTCGCCGGAAGACTCTACATTCCTCCGCTAAGAATAGATGACTCAACCAAGCCCTTGCTCCTAAACCTTGTAGCCTATGAAGCATGTCTCGGTACGCGCGATGATTGGGTCACTTCCTATGTATGCTTCATGGATTCATTGATTGATCATCATAAAGATGTGAAGGAGCTGCGATCTAACGGCATACTCATCAGTACTCTTGGAAGCGACAAACAGGTAGCAGAACTCTTCAATGAGATATCTGATTATTTAGTACCCAATCCCTATGCATACTCCAAGGTTAAAAGAGAAATCGAAAACCATCATAGAAACGGCATCAAGCGATGGATCCTTCATTATAAGGGTCCTATTTATACCTTCATTTTCAAGTACTCATTTATTTTTGGCCTCATAGTGACTGCCATAAAGGCCTACGTATCAGTGGTTCCCATGAACCCAGTTTTTGGTGTCTGCAAAATGCCTGCCGCAAATGCTACCCTTTACCCTTAAATACCCTATGCGTGACTCTGTGTTTTTCATTAGCTGTGTGGATTATTTAACTATTTGCTCGGTGTTGCACCTCTATGTATTATCCGAAAGTTAGTTCCCGCGTGTTATGAATTCTTGAGAGTTTATAAATTTCTCTCTTCGATGCTTAATatgtttacattattttttggttaagcACTGGTAAATGTATTGCTAATTAACAATCATTGTAAGTTTTAACAAATCAGTCTTCAAGTTATTAACACCTGAAGCCTTTAAAACAGCAAGAATCAAAATCATGACCAAATCATGGCTTTACAATTAATCAATCATCCACAGCAAGCAAGAAAAAACGCACGATTCCTTTAGATTATGTGTAAcatttgatacaaaaatatatatcgtTCAGGATCATCTTCAGAGCCATTTGATGTTGTTATATATTGACAAAAACTAAAGATCATTGTGATGGCgaatttcttcccttttcttatAACAATCCAAGGAGTTTTATTGCACTGGACttttagaatatatattatggctatgaagaaattaaaacttACAAGAATTTATCCTTCCAAATTAAGCGAATGTCTACTCCGAAATTTAGAAATCATAGGCTTCCAAGTAGAAATCGGCTTTGAATTTGACTCTGAAGGAATGCCCAACTAAATAGTCATGTCTGCAATGGATATCATTTGCCAATCCAGCATAATATTCATCATCAAGATTAATACCAAcaacatgaaaattaattttcaaacctGAACATATTCCAAAGCAACACAGAATTCTCTTGACTGTCTGCAAGGAGTTCAGAGAAGCTGTAAGGAAAATAAGAGTGTTATTATTCTCTTTGAAGTTCCATGATGCTAAGCATTTTTCTTGTAGGAATTAGGAAACAAAATATCTTGTTTAGAGCTCgtttgatatcattaactatttctgtttttaaatttatgaaaaccaaaattctgggagcttatttgttttgaattattatgttggaaaaaaaacaaaaccaactacatttatgtttttattttcaaatttggtttttaaaaggattaatttcaatttacaTCCTTGAGGTTTGAGGAGTTTCTATCCCCCCCCCCTAAAGTTTTGATTTTCGCAATGTTCTTGAAGTTCCAATCAAGTATCAATGTTACTCTTCAGATTACTCAAATTAGGagaaaaggattaaataattagtttttaaaatgagGGACTAATTAATTCATTTCTTAGAACTAAAGGGtctaataatttatgatttattcaGCCAAAATTGGGTTTTTAgtatggttttttgtttttaaagaaaaatatgaccCCATCCTACATGCCGGTGTCAAATCCAACTGGGAGTTTCTCTGGTCATCacaccattttcttttcaaagccattttttttttcaataaattaacgTGATAcgagaatatataaaaagaatgaaaagacATACCATTTATGGAAAGAATAGCGATTATTTTATGAACGCTATTTACATTGAATAGGGAATTAAAGAAAATTGCttgcattttctttcattttcccgTATCTTTTCAATCAAGGAGCTCTTACTTTTCTTCATCATAGTTGCCCTGATTCCAAAGGGATAAAAACCTGAGTAACTTATttagcacaaaaaataaaagagaatatttATATGGGAAGAcatatcacacacacacacacacacacacacacacacacacacacacatatatatagagagagagctTACTCTCTACTGCCCACTTTATCTAAAGATTAAAGAAGATAAGAAAGCATGGCTGCCTATCTTCACGTCTCCCATGCGTTTCACAAGCTATCCTGCAGAACTCAATATGAGGTTAAGCCCATGCATGTCACTTTTGGCTCAAACAAACTTATCAGTCAAACAAATTGCCGAATCTTTGTTTCCATACTAACGCacattttatattagatttaattaactTTTGATTTCATAGTTCAGTAATCGTCAGACCAATCTGTACGCGAAGTATATGTGTTAATATTTAATGTGTGTTTTACCCTTGAGTTTTAGTTGTAtcagttctttaatttattctGTTTTCTCAAGTACAAAACATGAACGTTAACAGAATTAGTGAgagtttaaataataaaaagcatcCAAGTTTGATTTCCGCACCAGCTATGATCGTTCTCTTTTCTTAacccctttttttgtttttgtttttttttttttttatgatagtcGGAATTTTATTACAGAAAGGTGCTAGAGCTAATAACTATTTACTAGCTAGCAGAAAAGAGAAGCAGAGTACATTATATACAAGATAGAGGCAAAGAATACAAAaaggaaataacaaaacatcCCTTTTAACCTGCTAAAATAATCCTATTTTTGA includes:
- the LOC118053138 gene encoding UPF0481 protein At3g47200-like, coding for MPEKIDIVIADHASLQQSTSRFDEWLKSMMDRKREQTGNYQLGGPIIPRVPSTFRKIENNSDCYDPSVVSIGPYHHGKPELKEMEDNKVTFASQFVMESQVAPDTMFRKVEGVASNARKCYTEDSTQKFEDKEFSQMMFLDGCFILHFLFCLSEQPEKLRMSSHHVSLVARDLFLLENQLPFEVLQELMSLRFNNQGEERVDLFEAIFKHIRSMPPQRESCREKLQKNLATISRFFRSPLKLFSSTDPKSPTNELTAIHRKPAHLLELFHNQYVARSMDAAGVMDHKSWYKDDFRKSWSGRYYPAKDLRKAGIHFKPSKTGLFTDVSFTPTLLAGRLYIPPLRIDDSTKPLLLNLVAYEACLGTRDDWVTSYVCFMDSLIDHHKDVKELRSNGILISTLGSDKQVAELFNEISDYLVPNPYAYSKVKREIENHHRNGIKRWILHYKGPIYTFIFKYSFIFGLIVTAIKAYVSVVPMNPVFGVCKMPAANATLYP